TCGATTTGGAACATTTCAGCTGGTGATGGGGTACTGAACCTTTATGTACtactgaaaaaattgatgaaatatAAAAGCTGTTGAGTCTAtgtttatatatatttaacaGCTTtatacataaaaaaaaaaaaaaaaaagaaaatttaggATTTTTCCATATAACTTATTATGtgttcaatttattttttaataatatctTTTGTTCATTAGATTAGTTATCGAATTTTGACATAccttgtttatttacattttactTTGGCTTTAGTACATGGCGTAGAAATTGAAGTCATTGAGGTATTGTCAATGTAACAACTTAAATTCATGTTTTACTGAtttcaatgatttttttgtatggTGTGGTATCTTCAGCTTCTAATGCTTTGTATAACagattaaatttttttgggaaTCGTGATGAATTCATATTGTTTACTCATTGACAATCGTAAGGTCTGATTACTTTTTAtcagaagaaataattagtataaatttaaaattcgaaatactttttaacTTACTCATCCATTATCATAAATAATCAATACTCTCATTCattgattttcaaataacttttttccTTCGCTTTAGTTGTtttaaattgctttttttttttttacacaTATCCAAACAtacaaagattttttttacgatacaaaaaaaagtaaataaaataaaattaataaatcagaaaattcataaaaaaattacatttcgttctttaaaacattttgtaaacaaatatctCATATTCCTTGTATATTCCAGTTTATTAGCAAACGGgtgtttcattttattgGCCATCATCATTGCACATTAATCCTACAccatcttttcttttctcgGCTAAGTCTTTTATTTGATCCTTCTTCTCTACTTACTAATAAACTAAACTTTTTTGTGTACTTGTTTACACCTACGATATTTTGCGCCAAGTCATGAACGCTGCTTTGTACTGCTGTATATGTTAACAACACTGTGCTACGTATAAACACTTCTAATTCGTATACTCCAAGATTCAGCATACATTCAACCAAAAATTCTTTGATATTTCAATATGGCGAATGCAGCTCAAAAGAAACTTGCTGCGCAAAACAAGCATATCCTGACTTTTATGCTGGCCGCTGATCTGATCGTTAACGTCTTGTTTTGGATTTTACGATTCTTTGTGCGAAGTGGTTTGAGCaagttttcaaagtttGTTTATGCTTTTGCTTCTATATCCTCTGgttttttacattatcAGCTTCATCGTGCAGCTGCCCCCAAATATGATGCTCGTGGGTCTCTGCTTTACGTGGGTCAAGATTTGCTTCAAGAAGGAGTAACTTCTTACATGGTTGACTATATGTATTTTTCTTGGATTCTTATTTTCTTGGCGGCATTGACATCTGTTAaagtttttgctttttaccTTTTGGTACGCTTAAGATATAtaccctttttttttattgactTTACACTAACCCTTCATCTAGGTTCCCATATTCGTGGTTTACAAGGCCGCtcctttattaaaaatgttattgcaacaattaaagaatttcaaaaatcaagCACTAAATCAGCCTCCTCAACAGCAACAGCAACagcaacaacaacaacatcAACAACATGCGACTCCCTCAGAACCAGTGTTATCAAAGCGCCAACAGAAGTTACGCAAAAAAGCTGCAAAGTACAGTCGCCcatgaatttaaaatattgaaaaaattcatccCTTGTAATATAGTGCATCAGCTTTGATAATTagcttttttcaaagtcaACAACCAGGCTTTTTTAacttgtttttaaaaatatacaatGGACGCATTACAAAACAATACGGTTTTACGCTTATTTgtctttaataaaatgattaatttaaaatattaatttaaacatATTCAATCGTTGACGATTTCTCATACGCTTTAAATGTACCATATGGTTTCATCCTCATCACATCACAGCACAAAGCTTGCCAAACACTTGGCTACATCATAAAACTCTTTAATAACAAAACTGgcatcaaaaaaaaatttcctacTTAATAAGCGGCAGCCTGACCGTACTTCCTAGGATCACTCATTCCGTAATACTCACTGTGATGCCTTGTAACGGCTTGAATTTGACTCAACGGTGTGTCATGCTGCTTCAGTCGCCAGACTTTATGACCGTATTTTTTCATACGAGTAGCAACTGATTTGGAGAAGCCTGATTCAAGGATTAAAATATCAGGTAATAATTGATGATGAGGACGAGCACTGGCAACCATCGATTCTATATCATAGTCCATGTCAATTCGCTTTATGATGGAGTCAAGGACAGCGGTGACAATACGGCTACCACCGCTAGCACCCAGAGCCATCTCAAAATCTCCATTTATATCGGTAAGGATGGTTGGTGCTGAAGAAGACTGAGGCCGCTTAAATGGCTCAATAAAGTTCCAAGGAGAAGGGGACAAGTTAAATGCATTAGAAGCACCTGGTATGGAAAAATCGTCCATTTGATCGTTAAAGACAACACCTGTAACTGGATCCATCAATTGTGAGCCGAAAAGGAGATTTACAGTAGAGGTTATTGAAACTGCCAAGTTGTTGCTGTCCACAGTGGAAACGTGGGTGGTACCATGACTTATAGGAAGATCGTAAGAAGGATTGTAATGTTCCCAAGGGTATGTTTTACTAAGGGAGATGTTATTGCGAATTTGAGACGCAAACTCTTTAGAGAGCAATTTTGATACAACATCCAAATGATCAAGAGGTAAAAAATCTGGATCACCGAATTGAGTTCTGCCTGCAGAAAGCCATTTCATTGCTTCAACTTCTAAATGGAGACGCTTAGGAAATGCTAAAGAAGGTGTGTTTAAAGGATAACCATCAAGAATGTTGAGGCCCTCAATTAAAGCAGGTCCACTCGTCGGCAGGGTGCATGTATACACATCATGGCCTCTGTAGGATGTATGCAGAGCATCCGCGAAAACCGTTGAATAATTTCCGAAATCTTCGACCGTAACAATTCCACCATTGTCCTGAATAAACTTTACCATAGAATTAGTTAACTCACCCCTATAAAAGGGTTCAATACCTTTATTGGCAATTATTTCCAAAGTCTTAGCATATGCCGGACGAAACATTTTATCGCCAGCCCTAAGTACTTTCCCATTTGGCATAAGGATAGGCTGCCAAATTGGATCTTTAAGAAGATGGGCCATTTCTGGCAATTTCAAAACTCTTTCCATTGCTCGAGTCACAGGAAATCCTTCTCTAGCAAGTTTAACATTGGGTTCCAGCAATTTCGACCAATCGAGCAGACCATGACTCTTCCAAGCCTCGTAGAGGCCAGCTAATTCACCAGGAATAGCAATGGAAAGGGGCCCAACTTGAGCAAGCATCGGATTTTTATCGAACATATGTTTACTCACATTTCCAGGAGCTATTTCGCGAAACGTCAAGGACTGCGCGGTTTCGTTGGGATGTTTGATTAACATGAAACCACCTCCACCAATTCCACTCGAGAAGAAATTAACAACTCCAATGCAAAAAGTGGATGCTATGGCAGCATCTACTGCATTACCACCGTCTGCAAGCATGCTCACACCGATGTCAGAGCAAACAGGCACTTCTGAGGCAACGGCACCTCGCCTTCCTCTAACTTTATGACCTGTGAATTGTGTTGGAGTATGCAAATTGGAACTGATTGAATACACTAAAACAAACAGAGTCATCAGtccaaaagcaaaaataaattggcTGAACCGCCGTCTTGAGATCCTCCGATACCACGCACCATGATAATTACGGAGCTTATGCCAATCGGGGTCTTGATGTCTTGATTGATCGTCCCATGAATACAGCAATGGGGTAGTGTCTGTAGGGCTCATTAcgaaaccaaaaaaaattattacaCAATGACTTAAAGCTATTTACACACagattaaagaaaaaaaatgaaagtaaaaaaaggagCTAGCTTCTTTCAGACGCCAAAACTTCTAATGTTCTCGCTTTTTATACCGATTAAACTCAACGAGCGACAATTATAATCAACGAAAGCAACTGAGAGAAAACAACAGATAAAATTTGATCAATAATTTAGAAATCCTCTTAATTCTCTAGAAACCAACTGTTTTCAAGGGTAACGAGAACAGTTGAATAACTCAAGTGTTGAGAAAATTATCTAAGCGCAGGTGTTGTTTAATGATCGATAACGTGTCACTTTATCATTTCACTCATCCTGCTTCAGCCTTTATCACAAGGTTATAAATGCTACTCTCTTTCGTATCACAAGTAGTGAAATAAGCGGTTCTCTCGTTAAAATCATACAGCACTGTCTACAGTTACGAATGTTGTGCGGTAAAGGGCGTCCTAGCGATGGCCTGTGATGGATAAACAAATGTAAATGTCATGTTTCCAGTATGTTTAAACTAAACAAAGTATCAGAAACTAAGTCACACGTTGATGGGAAACATTTCGTAGCTTTGTTGAGTTTAATCGTAGATTGTCGTTTACAGAGTTTTGTCTATACTAGCTTTTATCATGTAAATTGCCTGTTAACTATAACAAGACTTTCTTTTCCGACAGCAATGTGAAAAGTTGTTTGTGTAACGGATTGATTTTGGATGACCATGTAAACTGTCGATTCCGCCTGATCCTCATGCAACATGCCATTTACTCTGATTTCATAGTCACAGCTTTTTAACGCAGATTCGGTAAGCTACTCAGAGCCATATTCTCTGGAGTGAAGACGCAGTAACGCATTCTTTTAGCATTCATCTCATTTGAGTAGCGGTAACTTACTTCAATATATTCCTTTCTCACTTTACATTCGTTTATACCCTCTCAAAATGGTAAAGACCGTGAATGGGGAACCGCTGCGGCATCGACCCTTGCAATTCAATGACATCGAAAGGGTAACGGAAGTTAGTTTGTTGGCGTTTAGCGACAGTGCGACTTGGAAATGGAGGTTCAAAGGAATGTCTTCTGAAACGATGAAAGCATTAACCATGCAGCTGACTCGAGATGCGTATTTTGATCCACATGTAACTTGCATAGTCGCGTATACCGATTCCAACCCGTACGTTGGATTTTTGgcctttaaaaaattcccGCCTGACCCTAACGTCTCTTATAGAGACtggattttgaaaagcttaAACAAGTACTAcagcaattttttgtattggTGGTATGGTGCGCAAATTGTACAAAAACGATTCCACTATAATGAATTGCAATACGGAGCTGCTCTTTATAAAACTGGATTGCTGAAGAATCCTAAAGGATTTATCCACATCCATTTTGTTTGTGTTGATCCTGCTCTTCAAGGGAATGGTGTCGGTGGCTATCTTTTGGACATGGCTCATGACTTGGCCGATGAATATCAAATTCCATGCTTCCTTATGGCTAGTAAAATGGCCTTCAAAATGTATGAGCACTTGGGATATAAAACATCCGTTATAGCGAATTTGGTCGACGAGGATACCGGTGAACTAATTAGAGAAAGTCCCGGTATGATTCGTGAGCCCAAACAACCGTCATCTCATGAAACGTAAAAAGCGAAAATAAAGACAGAATCGCTATTCTGATCAAAATCAATACTATAAATACGattttctttgtaattttttttggaactCATCGCTTGATTGTAtctatttttcttattctaCAAATTTCTGAGACCTTCAATGATTCGACATTAAAATATAGACAAATATATGCTTCAGACtacaataaaattttttattatataaattGTTACTGAAAAGCTGGGATCagttcataaaaaatatcattgaTTGCGTAGTGTgcttgaaaataaaaacttgaTGACaatgttaataaataaaaagaataaaaaagttcGTCAAATACAACATTGTTAAAACGAAttgaaaacgaaaaattttttttgaaaaacttaagattcaaaaactaaattattaaacaGGGATTAATTCTTTAGATAATGTACATTGGTATGAAAACCGGCTAAGTTAAGCTTATTAAACAACATACTTTAACATCCGATGCACAgatactaaaaaaataaacttagCAAAGATGATATGCCAACCTTAAAGATCAAATTAAGAAAAGAGtgttataaataatagCTTTGCCAAATACGTTCATCGAACAGTTCCGAACGTATAAAAGAATCACCTGTGAATTTTCATCGCTGAAGGGGGGTTTTACCCTAGATTTTCCTATCACCATCGTTGGCTGCGTAGACTTTTCAGGCTAAATAACAAGTCAATACGCGTATCACAAGTTAACGAAATCagtcaaagaaaaaatcgGATAATCAGAATGTAATGACTGACGTTATTAATTAcaggaatttttaaatattgcAAAGCCATTTTGCACGAGTCCAATATGctaataacttttttttaaattttttaatgaagaaaaaacagctaaaatttttaaattaagtATTCTGCTCACCAAACGGAGCAATCATTAGCAAAACCTTTCTCGACAACTTTTCTGTTTCTAACTTCTTTATCATCGTTAGCCCCACTCGATTGACTTGACTGTCTTCGTAAAACTGCACTGTTCATTGCTGCTTTTTGCCGCCGTTCCCAAAGTAGGTCTCTTCTTAGACTTTCAGATATTTCAGAGGCTAATACTTTGTTCGAATTAGAAGAACAATGAGACATTCTGTATACACGATAATCATTGTAAGGATAGTTGCTCAAGTCAGAGTTGTCGGAATTAATATTTCCACTTTGGGATAAATTTGGTGTTGCCTTTATATCAGTATCTCTCGGTAAATTCAAAGCGGCTGAAGAAGCTGATCGCACGTCGTGTTGTAGCTTTTCATCTTGAGacaaaagcaaagaaaGTGCACTATTCCGGAATGACTTAGAAAGATAGGGCGCAGGCGACCGTTTTGTAAAATGAGGTGACTCTGCTTCATCGACAGATACCCATgcatcatcatcatcatcatcatcctCAATAACATTTTCTTGAGATATACTTTCGGCTATCGCATGAGTAGGAAGAGGGTCATAAACTGTGCGATGCGGAAAGTCTGCAGAGTTCACAGATTCGCTATCGACAGCAGCTGAACATATAGACGACGATGCCGAATGCCCAGTATCAAAAGAACCCCTCAGGTAAAAATAAGGCTGCGTAGGATTCGGTTTTAACAATTGTTTTGATTTGTCATCTTGCACTGAAtgacttttttcttcatgaCTAACGTTTTTCGTGGATAGAACGGGCAACCTTGGATCAAACCCCCGAATAATACTTGTAGAATCATCAGGGGTTACAGTGacttttgataatttttctttttcgagCTCTTTAGCCCGAGATGCAGCAGCGACTGCATCACTAAAAGACTTAGTGGGTTTtcttgatttatttttctgaGCAGTTGAAGATGTATTTGTACTTAGGCTACCTAAATCGCTGGTAGACTTGACTAGTTGTATGGCTTTGGAAACTGCATCATTAACACTAGTAGATGATTTTTGCTGATTCAAAGGAGGTGCAGATGAATGTGTCTTAATCGACCGATCAGCATGCTCGTTTTCTGAAACGCTAACGTTCAAATAAGCTTGATCATCAGTCGAAGTATCAGATGAGTTTGAATTGGAAACCTTAGGTATAGTTTCCTTAGAAGATGGTGATTTATTTCCATGGAACAGGGCCAAATCCTTCATACTAGGTTTTTCCGGCGGTGAAAATGAAGAGATGAACTGACTAAATGCGTCTGTAGACAAAAGACGTGAGCTGGAACGTTTGGCTTGTGGCCTAACAATAGAGGAATGACTTCCACCCTTCATTGGCGCTTGCAAGCTAACTTCATTCACAATAGGAGCATTAACGGAAACATTGTCAATCCTGTTAAAGGAGTTTGAATCTACAACATGACCCGCATCCGATTCAACGGTAGAATTAATGGAATCGCAACTTGAAGAAAGATCAGGGACGGAAGATTCCTGGCAAGCAATTTGACAAGCATCATTAGCATCGGACATCATAGCTTCACGATACCACAGGCGCCAAGatatattttctaaacGACGACCGTTTTCAAGGTTCTCAGCACACTTGGTAAAAactagaaaaaaaagagttaaTATAGAGCATCTGTTAACCACATTACCATTCCACATAGATCCCAGGCTATCCGCAGTTAAGGTACCCATTTTTGCGATATTTTCAGTTTCCAACGAGAGCATTGGGTTTGGGGAGACGACTCTTTTTGCCATTATGTTATGATCAACTGaatgaatgaataaatttgctttaaaaagtgaaggatacttttttttgaagaaaagcaaatgtGCTCTAAAAAAGTAGTAAAATCAATCGGTATAGTTGAGATTCTACAGCAAGCTCAACAAAAAGATGGAATGAGCTTTTATCCGATCAAACAGGACaggaaaaagatttaaaacTCAGTACAGAAGGAACAACCGGTTGctttaaacaaaaggaGGACAAAcgagaatttaaaaaatgagaataGATcaactaaaaaagaaatagtaAAGAAAGTTAAGATAATATCAATTGATAACTAAGAGGCGGGATACAAAAGAGAGATTTCAACGTATTGcaaacttttaatgaagcttcttccaaaaaaggCAGTGACTTCGATAAAGCTCAAGCTCCTTTAATTTCAACTTCACGCTGAACTTAAAGGCAGTATTTGCCGTTTAATTACAGGATTTTACTGAAAATCAGCAAATCGTAGTCTTTTGAtgttcttttcttttgtgtGGAGGTTGGTTTGCTTTGCTTCTTCACCCCTCTTAAAAAGCGTCGGATTTGGTCCAAGCTACTACACTAAACCTCCTTATTTACAATGAAGGAAAGCAAAGGAACAAAGGTTGATGAATACATTAATCCAATACTAATGGATTTCTGTGCGAAAAGACTCAGTCTAGATTAGCGAGAAATGTTAGGAAAATATCCTCGCATGGCTCAATTAAGAAAACTGATATCATTTTGCCCAAACTCGGCTTTACAGGTGCTACCAGAAGCGTTTTTGCGGAAAAAGTAGCCGACGATTTCCGTCTTGAGCGCTGATGTATTTGGTCTATTTGTACAGCTTTATGGAACAAATCATAAACAGAGTTtagtataaaaataatgccATAAACAAGGTTAGAGTGTCTGAAGGCTTTGAAAAGCTCACAATCTCTGAGTAGGTAAAAATACTATTGAAACTGGAAATACGGACTCAATATGATGCTTagtagaaaaaatttatatatatgcaagaaattttttattttgacaTAAGTACACAGAATCACcattttattcaaaaaagcaCATGCTTGCCGTATGAAATgaagtaaattaaatttccTTTAGCCGTGCGGATGAAAATGCCATTTAGTTATAGTCATCATCCTTAGAACCGGCAACGATAATATCGTTAACTTTGAGTACCATTCTGCAAAGCTGAGTAGCAAGAAGCAGTTGTTGTTTCTTTCCAATAAGAGGATCAATAACAAACTGCTTTCTCATATCATTACTTCCGGTCTGCAAACAGTCAATACCAAGATATGccttgttttcttttacatGACGAGCTTTAACTGCTGTAAGAGCTTCGATGGACGAAAGGCCACTGTTCTCCGCGAGGGCAAGAGGAATCGTGTCCAAAGCATCTGCAAATGCACCCATGGAATATTGATCAATACCAGGAATCTTTTCAGCTTCTTTGGTGACAGCCAAAGAGCAAGAAATCTCAGCAGCACCACCACCATACACTACTCTGTTGTCACGTATCAGATTACGAACGACACAGAGTGCATCATGCAAAGCACGTTTCGCCTCATCGACAATCATCTTATTGCTTCCTCGTACAAAAACGGTTACGGCTCGAGAGTTGGCACACTTTTCTATAACTAAAATCTTATCACGAGTCGTACCAAACGACACCTCTCTCACTATACCGGCTGAACCAAGCTTATCAGACGAAAGATCCTCAAATCGGGGCACAATTCGTCCATTTGTAGCAATAGCAATCAATTCGATTTCGGGACCTCCCACCCAACGTACAGCCggtaaattattttgaagaagtaGATGGTTTGCTTCATCATCAAAACCCCATTGACATATAACAAGGTTAGCTCCTGCGTCCTTTACATGCTTAATCATTTCCTGaaatttttccttctcaTAAGCTTGAAGGGCTTCAAATTCACTCACTGATGTTATGTCCAACTTATGCTTAGTTTTTGGCTTTGGTGGTTCAAAAGGGCAGGTTAAAATAGCAATctttgcattttcaatacGATGAGGCATTTGTGGATGCGACATGTCTTTGTCCACCACAACACCCTTTACAAGCTTTGTATCATCCACTGAACCACCAACCTTGCCATCTACTTTAATGAGTTCAAAATCAACATCTTTTCTCTGCAAATCAGCAACAGAAAGGACCGCGTCCACAGCAATGTTTGCAAAGTGATCATGAGCTTTGGAAACCACTTTACTACCCAAACTAGTCTTAGCAGAACGAAATAAATTAGTAGTGTTTTCGGGACTAAAGTCGACAACATCTGAAATAGCATCTAAATGTTTAACAGCCACCTGGCATGCCTTTTCGTAACCATCTGCAATCCTTATAGGATGTATACCTTTGTCTATAAGTGCCTCGGCCTGCTCCAGTAATGCACCTGCTAGTACAACAACACCAGTAGTTCCATCCCcaatttcatcatcttGAGATTTAGACAACTGAACTAACAGCTTTGCAATTTGATGTTCAACCTCCATTTGGTCGAGGATTGTAGCACCGTCATTGGTAACCGTAATCTCTCCATCTGGAGagattaaaattttatccAGTCCACGGGGACCCAAAGAAGTACGCACAATATTAGCAACTGTTTTGGTAGCTAATATGTGACTTTTTACAGCATCAATTCCATGCAAtcttctcttcttttcctGGTCACGTACTAAAATGAAAGGATTTCCTTGATCGTCACGGACCATAACAGCGTTATCTAGACCGGCCATTTTGCTCATCTTGTTATTGTGAACTGTCGATGCAAATGAATTTCAAGTGATAAAACTGAACGCTACACTAACCCAAATCCTTGAAATACTTTTGAACGATTTCACAAAGAACCTTATCTCTTACTTCCCTTTAAATCGTTGAAATAACTTGAGGTTCAAGCTTAGGGTGTATTCTTTAGAATGTCGTTGAAAGCACGTCTAATATGTTGCGGCCCTTCAGCATTTTACGAACTTCTATAGAAGAAATAAGCACTATATTTCACTaatgtaagctacgcagtttggtatctgatttaaggatacgtagaactgcggtgagttttccttgtggtctattatattacaatacacaggttgtataagtagcaactgagtataggtattgtattaactgagttataatgttacctatcactaatatagctcataactgaactgaggaacgaggttcagttgtaacgctatttataatatttctaaatagttGTTATCAACGGGTATCTATGTATATAGACGGATAGTTACCCgtgattatcaataaacggATCTTAGCTAGTATTCCAACatatgacatatagtgatacgcaacgtagtgtatcatagcgtagtgtacTATTGCTGACAACTAAAGTATTTTGCGAGCGTGCGTTACAACTCTGTAATCATAAGAAATCAACTCGCAATATTAGTCTCAATTGTACACTCTCCAACAACCCACATATCGAAATGGAACAGAAACCGGAAGTTGATTACTCAGAGAAGTTTGCAGAGttacaaaaaagtttaaataACCTTAATACCATAGACATCGTAcgtaaaaatcaaaattttgactAATCTCTAACTTGTAATTGTAGGATGCGAACCTCGAGaagcttttgatttttgagAAGCAAGTTCGTCAGGCTTCTGACACCAGCACGAATACGAAAGTATTAATATACATTGCTGATTTGCTCTTTCGAGCTGGTGATTTCCAAGGCTTAAACGAACAGTTGGTTAGTCTCTTTAAAAAGCATGGCCAACTGAAACAATCGATGACAAGTTTAGTCCAACATGTAATGACCTATCTTCCTGGAATTGAcgatttaaaaacaaaaattaatttgattGAAACATTGCGTACTATTACTGATGGAAAGATATATGTGGAAGTAGAAAGGGCACGTCTTACACAACTGCTTTCCCAGATTAAAGAAGAGCAAGGTGACATCAAATCTGCCCAGGAGATCTTGTGTAATGAACCAGTAGAGACTTACGGatcttttgatttgaaggaaaaagtTGCATTCATTTTGGATCAAGTTAGATTATTCTTACTGAGGTCTGATTACTACATGGCATCTACTTACacgaagaaaataaatgttaagttttttgaaaaggaagaCGTCCAGTCTTTAAAACTTAAGTATTATGAGCAAAAAATCCGAATTGGTTTGCACGACGATGCATATCTTGatgtttgtaaatattatCGAGCAGTTTATGACACCGCCGTGGTTCAAGAGGACCCCGAGAAATGGaaagaaatattagaaaatgtCGTTTGCTTTGCCTTGCTTACTCCTTATGATAACGAGCAGGCAGATCTTCTTCACCGAATTAATGCTGACCATAAACTAAATTCTCTTCCTTTACTCCAACAATTGGTTAAGTGCTTTATTGTCAATGAACTAATGAGATGGCCCAAAATTGCCGAAATCTATGGAAGTGCTTTAAGGAGTAATCCTGTTTTTGctgaaaatgatgaaaaaggTGAGAAACGTTGGTCTGAACTTCGTAAGCGAGTCATCGAACACAATATTCGTGTAGTCGCAAACTATTATTCCCGCATTCATTGCAGTCGTCTAGGAGTGTTGTTGGATATGAGTCCTTCCGAAACAGAACAATTTCTTTGCGATCTTATTGCAAAGCATCATTTCTATGCCAAGATTGATCGCCCAGCTCAAGTCATTTCATTCAAGAAATCTCAAAATGTGCAAGAGCAATTGAATGAGTGGGGTTCCAATATTACTGAACTTCTTGgaaaattggaaaaggtAAGACAGCttattataaaagaagaaatgatgAATTCTATTCAACAGGCGGTAGCCAAATAAATTGTTCCGTCTCTATTTCATTTCG
This portion of the Schizosaccharomyces pombe strain 972h- genome assembly, chromosome: I genome encodes:
- the snd2 gene encoding ENV10 family protein, with the protein product MANAAQKKLAAQNKHILTFMLAADLIVNVLFWILRFFVRSGLSKFSKFVYAFASISSGFLHYQLHRAAAPKYDARGSLLYVGQDLLQEGVTSYMVDYMYFSWILIFLAALTSVKVFAFYLLVPIFVVYKAAPLLKMLLQQLKNFKNQALNQPPQQQQQQQQQQHQQHATPSEPVLSKRQQKLRKKAAKYSRP
- the ggt2 gene encoding gamma-glutamyltranspeptidase Ggt2; protein product: MSPTDTTPLLYSWDDQSRHQDPDWHKLRNYHGAWYRRISRRRFSQFIFAFGLMTLFVLVYSISSNLHTPTQFTGHKVRGRRGAVASEVPVCSDIGVSMLADGGNAVDAAIASTFCIGVVNFFSSGIGGGGFMLIKHPNETAQSLTFREIAPGNVSKHMFDKNPMLAQVGPLSIAIPGELAGLYEAWKSHGLLDWSKLLEPNVKLAREGFPVTRAMERVLKLPEMAHLLKDPIWQPILMPNGKVLRAGDKMFRPAYAKTLEIIANKGIEPFYRGELTNSMVKFIQDNGGIVTVEDFGNYSTVFADALHTSYRGHDVYTCTLPTSGPALIEGLNILDGYPLNTPSLAFPKRLHLEVEAMKWLSAGRTQFGDPDFLPLDHLDVVSKLLSKEFASQIRNNISLSKTYPWEHYNPSYDLPISHGTTHVSTVDSNNLAVSITSTVNLLFGSQLMDPVTGVVFNDQMDDFSIPGASNAFNLSPSPWNFIEPFKRPQSSSAPTILTDINGDFEMALGASGGSRIVTAVLDSIIKRIDMDYDIESMVASARPHHQLLPDILILESGFSKSVATRMKKYGHKVWRLKQHDTPLSQIQAVTRHHSEYYGMSDPRKYGQAAAY
- a CDS encoding N-acetyltransferase, which produces MVKTVNGEPLRHRPLQFNDIERVTEVSLLAFSDSATWKWRFKGMSSETMKALTMQLTRDAYFDPHVTCIVAYTDSNPYVGFLAFKKFPPDPNVSYRDWILKSLNKYYSNFLYWWYGAQIVQKRFHYNELQYGAALYKTGLLKNPKGFIHIHFVCVDPALQGNGVGGYLLDMAHDLADEYQIPCFLMASKMAFKMYEHLGYKTSVIANLVDEDTGELIRESPGMIREPKQPSSHET
- the mks1 gene encoding protein Mks1, with the translated sequence MAKRVVSPNPMLSLETENIAKMGTLTADSLGSMWNVFTKCAENLENGRRLENISWRLWYREAMMSDANDACQIACQESSVPDLSSSCDSINSTVESDAGHVVDSNSFNRIDNVSVNAPIVNEVSLQAPMKGGSHSSIVRPQAKRSSSRLLSTDAFSQFISSFSPPEKPSMKDLALFHGNKSPSSKETIPKVSNSNSSDTSTDDQAYLNVSVSENEHADRSIKTHSSAPPLNQQKSSTSVNDAVSKAIQLVKSTSDLGSLSTNTSSTAQKNKSRKPTKSFSDAVAAASRAKELEKEKLSKVTVTPDDSTSIIRGFDPRLPVLSTKNVSHEEKSHSVQDDKSKQLLKPNPTQPYFYLRGSFDTGHSASSSICSAAVDSESVNSADFPHRTVYDPLPTHAIAESISQENVIEDDDDDDDAWVSVDEAESPHFTKRSPAPYLSKSFRNSALSLLLSQDEKLQHDVRSASSAALNLPRDTDIKATPNLSQSGNINSDNSDLSNYPYNDYRVYRMSHCSSNSNKVLASEISESLRRDLLWERRQKAAMNSAVLRRQSSQSSGANDDKEVRNRKVVEKGFANDCSVW
- the cct5 gene encoding chaperonin-containing T-complex epsilon subunit Cct5, coding for MAGLDNAVMVRDDQGNPFILVRDQEKKRRLHGIDAVKSHILATKTVANIVRTSLGPRGLDKILISPDGEITVTNDGATILDQMEVEHQIAKLLVQLSKSQDDEIGDGTTGVVVLAGALLEQAEALIDKGIHPIRIADGYEKACQVAVKHLDAISDVVDFSPENTTNLFRSAKTSLGSKVVSKAHDHFANIAVDAVLSVADLQRKDVDFELIKVDGKVGGSVDDTKLVKGVVVDKDMSHPQMPHRIENAKIAILTCPFEPPKPKTKHKLDITSVSEFEALQAYEKEKFQEMIKHVKDAGANLVICQWGFDDEANHLLLQNNLPAVRWVGGPEIELIAIATNGRIVPRFEDLSSDKLGSAGIVREVSFGTTRDKILVIEKCANSRAVTVFVRGSNKMIVDEAKRALHDALCVVRNLIRDNRVVYGGGAAEISCSLAVTKEAEKIPGIDQYSMGAFADALDTIPLALAENSGLSSIEALTAVKARHVKENKAYLGIDCLQTGSNDMRKQFVIDPLIGKKQQLLLATQLCRMVLKVNDIIVAGSKDDDYN